A stretch of the Nitrospinota bacterium genome encodes the following:
- the priA gene encoding primosomal protein N', with protein MAQEKFVQVAFPLPVEKTFTYVLPPSLLGLVSVGTRVTAPLGRRHLTGVVTEVREAPPAELGDEIKAIESCLDGEPLVGPDMLGLTRWVAGYYLAGHGEVLKAALPAGMDRVAPRTRRLVRLAGGLDLEGALKGLRAKAPVQARIVEALAEEGEMPLAEIRRIAPGADGAVRALRSKGIVEEVVQEIWRRPAELASARSTAPPALTAPQEKALATITQAMGEGAYRGFLLHGVTSSGKTEIYLRTIGLALERGRSACVLVPEISLTPQLIQRFQDRFPGRVGVLHSGLSAGERHDQWRELKAGRASICIGARSAVFAPLDDVGVVVVDEEHDASYKQEESPRYHAREVALVRAREAGAVAILGSATPSLESRYNVERDKLTLLELPHRIEDRPLPKVEVVDLRGNRPAWGEGPAVWGARLADALRDRVARREQALLLLNRRGFANIIQCVDCGHVSSCSNCSVSLTYHASLRAARCHWCDATVRTIRECPDCGGGLFHYGGLGTQRVEEEIKKLVPEAVVARMDRDTMARRGAYLSLLTALGAGEIDILVGTQMIAKGHHYPNITLVGVISADTILHVPDFRAPERTFQLLTQVAGRTGRGEKGGEVIVQTYMPDHYAITHAVRHDYAGFYAEETARREAIGWPPFTRLALLRLEGPRKEALEEAAGALADACREEAGGVSGGEVLGPAWAAVARVKNRYRRQIILKHPSARSLNTWVRSAVAAYRTKERSARSAVALKIDIDPVSAL; from the coding sequence ATGGCCCAAGAGAAGTTCGTCCAGGTCGCTTTTCCCCTTCCCGTTGAAAAGACATTCACCTACGTTCTACCCCCCTCCCTGCTGGGCCTTGTTTCGGTCGGGACGAGGGTCACCGCCCCCCTTGGGCGCCGTCACCTAACAGGGGTTGTGACGGAGGTCCGCGAAGCGCCTCCGGCTGAGCTCGGCGACGAGATCAAGGCCATCGAATCCTGCTTGGACGGGGAGCCGCTGGTGGGGCCCGACATGCTGGGACTCACCCGCTGGGTGGCCGGGTATTACTTGGCCGGGCATGGCGAGGTGCTCAAGGCCGCTCTCCCGGCGGGAATGGATAGGGTGGCGCCACGGACTCGCCGTCTCGTCCGGCTCGCTGGCGGGCTCGACCTGGAGGGCGCTCTTAAGGGGCTGCGCGCTAAAGCCCCCGTCCAGGCGCGGATCGTCGAGGCGTTGGCCGAGGAGGGCGAGATGCCCCTGGCCGAGATCCGCCGCATCGCCCCGGGGGCCGACGGGGCCGTCAGGGCTCTCAGAAGCAAGGGCATAGTGGAGGAGGTTGTTCAAGAGATCTGGCGGCGGCCGGCCGAGCTCGCCTCCGCTCGCTCGACAGCGCCCCCGGCACTCACGGCCCCTCAGGAGAAAGCCCTGGCCACGATAACACAGGCCATGGGAGAGGGAGCCTACCGTGGCTTTCTCCTCCACGGGGTTACGAGCAGCGGCAAGACTGAGATTTACCTTAGAACCATTGGTCTCGCTTTGGAGCGGGGCCGGTCGGCCTGCGTCCTGGTGCCCGAAATCTCCCTCACCCCGCAGCTTATCCAGCGTTTTCAAGACCGCTTTCCCGGCCGCGTGGGGGTGCTCCACAGCGGCCTAAGCGCGGGCGAGCGCCACGACCAGTGGCGCGAGCTTAAAGCAGGCCGGGCTTCCATTTGCATAGGGGCCCGAAGCGCCGTCTTCGCCCCCCTGGACGATGTCGGCGTGGTGGTCGTCGATGAGGAGCACGACGCCTCCTACAAGCAGGAGGAGAGCCCGCGCTACCACGCCCGGGAGGTGGCCCTCGTCCGGGCCCGCGAGGCGGGGGCCGTGGCGATCCTGGGCTCCGCCACGCCATCTCTGGAGAGCCGCTACAACGTGGAGCGGGACAAGCTGACCCTTTTGGAGCTTCCTCATCGTATAGAGGACCGTCCCTTGCCGAAGGTGGAGGTGGTGGATCTTAGGGGAAACCGCCCCGCCTGGGGGGAGGGCCCCGCCGTCTGGGGCGCCCGGTTGGCCGATGCCCTTCGGGACCGCGTCGCCCGCCGAGAGCAGGCCCTCCTGCTGCTCAATCGGCGTGGGTTCGCCAACATCATTCAGTGCGTAGACTGCGGGCACGTCTCCTCCTGCTCGAATTGTTCGGTGAGCCTGACCTACCACGCCTCCCTCCGTGCTGCCCGGTGCCACTGGTGCGATGCCACGGTCCGCACCATCCGTGAGTGCCCCGATTGCGGGGGGGGCCTATTCCACTACGGGGGCCTTGGGACCCAGCGGGTGGAAGAGGAGATAAAGAAGCTCGTGCCTGAAGCCGTCGTCGCGCGAATGGACCGGGACACGATGGCTCGTCGGGGAGCCTACCTCTCCCTGCTCACGGCGCTTGGGGCCGGGGAGATCGACATCCTCGTCGGGACCCAGATGATCGCCAAGGGTCATCATTACCCGAACATCACGCTGGTTGGGGTCATCTCGGCCGACACAATCCTCCACGTTCCCGATTTCCGGGCCCCCGAGCGGACGTTCCAGCTTCTGACCCAGGTGGCCGGACGGACGGGCAGGGGCGAGAAGGGCGGGGAGGTTATCGTCCAGACCTACATGCCGGACCACTACGCTATCACCCACGCCGTCCGCCACGACTACGCTGGGTTTTACGCCGAAGAGACCGCCCGGCGGGAGGCGATCGGCTGGCCCCCTTTCACCCGATTGGCTCTGCTGCGCCTCGAAGGGCCCCGGAAGGAGGCGTTGGAGGAGGCCGCCGGGGCCCTGGCCGATGCCTGCCGGGAGGAAGCTGGAGGAGTATCAGGGGGGGAGGTGCTGGGGCCGGCCTGGGCCGCCGTCGCCCGGGTGAAGAATCGCTATCGGCGCCAGATTATCCTCAAGCACCCCTCGGCCCGAAGCTTAAACACGTGGGTGCGTTCAGCCGTCGCCGCCTATCGCACCAAGGAGAGGAGCGCCCGCTCGGCCGTGGCCCTGAAAATTGACATAGACCCCGTCTCGGCCCTTTGA